One Candidatus Eremiobacterota bacterium DNA window includes the following coding sequences:
- a CDS encoding zinc ribbon domain-containing protein produces MSDRTGDEAVNPLIESLKGAWFGATGPGDEASEGLPLSRSPYLNDFIRTWRNMADGKATREELRSQAGELSSRLRGAEKQFKALYAPVEDAPQMKEVAGKAQKAFKGYEEALTLIEKYLQGADETVLAQGIDSARESVERLFEVYEEFGVLARALSVKTCPKCGRENPAEARSCVSCKSIFPVLVPSVNTAKTGAATDILTGKFSIPSSFLNIYEAIEGFQKNEISGDELIAIIEALRAVFHEARPQVEHILTVQMDGITTPSPFKDEVLEAGKTLIEGLDEALSGMEGLMAFAVSRDAGKLASAWEKMLESGQQILTARSRYGELSVVLGVERANLHRRAADPQGEAGGTQEVVTISGED; encoded by the coding sequence ATGAGTGACAGAACAGGTGATGAAGCGGTAAATCCATTGATAGAAAGCCTCAAAGGGGCATGGTTCGGCGCCACGGGTCCGGGAGACGAAGCCTCTGAAGGCCTCCCCCTTTCCAGGTCGCCTTATCTTAACGATTTCATCAGGACCTGGAGGAACATGGCCGACGGGAAGGCAACCAGGGAGGAGCTCCGCTCCCAGGCAGGGGAGCTGTCTTCACGGCTTCGCGGTGCAGAAAAGCAGTTCAAGGCTCTCTATGCCCCTGTGGAAGATGCTCCGCAGATGAAGGAGGTTGCCGGGAAAGCACAAAAAGCTTTTAAAGGCTATGAAGAGGCCCTTACTCTGATTGAAAAATATCTTCAGGGCGCCGATGAGACTGTTCTGGCGCAGGGTATCGATAGTGCGAGAGAATCGGTTGAAAGGCTCTTCGAGGTATATGAGGAATTCGGTGTCCTTGCCAGGGCGCTCTCCGTGAAAACCTGCCCGAAGTGCGGCCGGGAGAATCCCGCCGAGGCCAGATCCTGCGTCAGCTGCAAGAGCATATTCCCGGTGCTGGTGCCTTCGGTGAACACTGCAAAAACAGGCGCGGCGACCGATATTCTGACGGGAAAGTTCTCAATACCCTCCTCTTTTCTGAATATTTATGAGGCTATTGAGGGATTTCAGAAGAACGAGATCTCCGGTGACGAGCTCATCGCGATAATTGAGGCGCTGAGAGCCGTCTTTCACGAAGCAAGGCCCCAGGTTGAGCATATCCTTACGGTTCAGATGGATGGAATCACCACGCCGTCGCCCTTCAAGGACGAGGTGCTCGAAGCGGGAAAAACCCTTATAGAGGGACTGGATGAAGCGCTGAGCGGCATGGAAGGGCTGATGGCCTTCGCGGTCTCAAGAGACGCCGGGAAGCTTGCCTCTGCATGGGAGAAGATGCTGGAGAGCGGCCAGCAGATACTGACCGCCAGGTCCAGGTATGGAGAATTATCGGTTGTTCTCGGTGTTGAAAGAGCGAATCTCCATAGAAGAGCGGCAGATCCGCAGGGAGAAGCAGGCGGGACCCAGGAGGTCGTGACGATATCAGGAGAAGATTAA
- a CDS encoding PQQ-binding-like beta-propeller repeat protein — MEISNIKPPPAPLSQPPGPFGPLQEKAQDAARETFQKSEPPQAPGMGKVLKKASDILAKDFISEAWSFSAESACILRTTLTPLGKVICQDQGKVYSLDGKTGTKEWELVKERGGMSGPSVGPDGTVYLDEVKDGFLVAVDGATGKEKWKASEKMGDRAHDHLDNIALKKDSALLVAHLASQGSDMKKIVRRLDSSTGQMQWERAFPSHLMSRMIVSGDESSLVVSLSDRIVSLDPKTGNSRWTFPTEKVADSLAPVVGPQGIVYFKGKDEKLHALDGATGKPLWKHPLEESMGGVPEIAPDGTLYLTTPEKIVALDGEKGTVKWEHRGQGRQFQTVGIGDDGSLHMYDMAGKKLMVFNGENGDLKGAQPCEKHWMTAEISPEGYLYYVDDHKVKALKVAITRELVEELGTQGPEGESAQKIEEGEGFVMIGGVRLPVRGEDSQGKAFYILGALRG; from the coding sequence AAATCGGAGCCGCCGCAGGCGCCCGGGATGGGCAAGGTCCTTAAAAAAGCCAGCGATATCCTCGCGAAGGATTTCATCTCTGAAGCCTGGTCTTTCAGCGCGGAATCGGCATGCATCCTCCGCACGACTCTTACCCCTCTTGGAAAAGTCATCTGCCAGGACCAGGGAAAAGTTTACTCCCTGGACGGGAAGACCGGCACAAAAGAGTGGGAGCTTGTCAAGGAGCGCGGGGGAATGAGCGGGCCTTCTGTAGGCCCCGACGGCACAGTGTACCTCGACGAGGTCAAGGACGGCTTCCTTGTTGCCGTTGACGGCGCCACAGGGAAAGAAAAATGGAAGGCCTCGGAGAAAATGGGCGACCGCGCCCACGATCACCTGGACAACATCGCCTTGAAAAAGGACAGCGCCCTCCTTGTAGCTCACCTTGCAAGCCAGGGCAGCGATATGAAAAAAATAGTGCGGCGTCTTGATTCCTCGACAGGCCAGATGCAGTGGGAGAGGGCCTTCCCCTCACACCTCATGAGCAGGATGATCGTGAGCGGCGATGAGAGCTCCCTGGTGGTAAGCCTGAGCGACAGGATAGTGTCGCTTGATCCAAAGACAGGAAACAGCCGCTGGACATTCCCCACAGAAAAAGTCGCCGACAGTCTGGCTCCCGTCGTGGGCCCCCAGGGAATCGTCTATTTCAAAGGGAAGGATGAAAAGCTCCATGCCCTCGACGGCGCCACGGGAAAGCCCCTCTGGAAGCACCCCCTCGAGGAGAGCATGGGGGGAGTCCCTGAAATCGCTCCTGACGGGACCCTTTACCTCACGACGCCGGAAAAGATCGTAGCCCTCGACGGCGAGAAGGGGACGGTAAAGTGGGAGCACCGCGGCCAGGGGCGGCAGTTTCAGACCGTGGGCATAGGCGATGACGGATCCCTTCACATGTATGACATGGCGGGGAAAAAGCTCATGGTCTTTAACGGAGAGAACGGCGACCTCAAAGGAGCGCAGCCCTGCGAGAAACACTGGATGACGGCCGAGATAAGCCCCGAGGGCTACCTTTATTACGTCGATGACCACAAGGTCAAAGCCTTGAAAGTGGCGATCACGAGGGAGCTTGTGGAGGAACTCGGCACGCAGGGCCCCGAAGGGGAATCCGCCCAAAAAATCGAGGAAGGCGAAGGGTTTGTGATGATCGGGGGAGTGAGGCTGCCGGTGAGGGGCGAAGACTCGCAGGGCAAGGCCTTTTATATCCTTGGCGCATTGAGGGGATAA
- a CDS encoding tetratricopeptide repeat protein — MIFRVHTPDKKLGPDGLPVTILPDKTVLKEKYTVTYMTVGGMAVIYRAKAGEKLSIIKEVAGSDGQAVISLTSEKSLLERLDHPGIVKVEELFEEEGSFYLAMEYIEGENLLKKIPRSTKVFLSEKVVLEWTGQILDIFEYLHSQKPPIIYRDLKPQNMILEASTGKVKLIDFGIARIYKDKKSEDTEKMGTIITASPEHYGEGQTDARSDIYTIGATIYLLLTNNVVWRETLFRFPPVRDMNPKVSERTQAAVQKALQIKPQDRFQSIAEMREAFFGAKDERGEHQALRTSLLSSQNDSSVKDAEREVLTQKLIESAVKREGTASAPARKERLPVEDETTVRLRRPEAARGPGDMPRRLLRKVLLPAALLAVLLFSYGGFRLVKLIAGARQPPLPGAPSSPPPAVIIATPSKAPVPPPLPESPRAGVTEALPDAAKLMEKGILSLTEGRFTESEACFREALTHDPKCAEAYWYIGQSLEGREKGHEALRAYKEYIKRKPKNPERLRHIAGMSVASKDCSYALPLLIEAQKLNRTADGAFSIGICYYQNGDYEKAIAALRQALRLQSNHLSALLLLADCHSRKGSLGDALSAYKAAEKMKPGQISLLRQIGVTASEAGDYRTSKDYLNRYLLLERDEDKCAEARRFLEEVKIKAMKAYPPSVERQRDFLPQVSVIGIFGSGKHYTAHMLVKGDTQELREGDRFLSGYYVVSINPARVVLAKDEAYCVLKP, encoded by the coding sequence ATGATATTCCGGGTGCACACTCCTGACAAGAAACTGGGGCCCGACGGCCTCCCTGTCACCATTCTTCCCGACAAAACGGTATTGAAGGAGAAATATACGGTCACGTATATGACCGTCGGCGGAATGGCGGTGATATATCGTGCAAAAGCGGGGGAAAAGCTCTCCATCATCAAGGAGGTGGCAGGCAGTGACGGGCAGGCGGTGATATCCCTCACTTCAGAAAAAAGCCTCCTGGAGCGGCTTGATCACCCCGGGATCGTCAAGGTTGAAGAGCTTTTTGAGGAGGAGGGCTCCTTCTATCTCGCGATGGAATATATTGAAGGAGAGAACCTGCTGAAAAAAATCCCGAGAAGCACCAAGGTGTTCCTCTCGGAAAAAGTGGTGCTTGAATGGACAGGCCAGATTCTGGATATCTTTGAATACCTCCACAGCCAGAAGCCCCCGATCATCTACCGCGACCTGAAGCCTCAGAATATGATCCTGGAAGCATCGACCGGAAAGGTGAAACTGATCGATTTCGGCATTGCAAGGATCTACAAGGACAAGAAATCCGAAGATACCGAAAAAATGGGCACCATCATCACCGCATCGCCGGAGCATTACGGCGAAGGCCAGACAGACGCGAGGTCCGACATCTACACTATCGGAGCCACGATCTACCTGCTGCTCACCAATAACGTGGTGTGGCGGGAGACGCTCTTCAGATTTCCTCCCGTGCGCGATATGAATCCGAAAGTGAGCGAAAGAACCCAGGCAGCCGTTCAGAAAGCCCTGCAGATAAAGCCGCAGGATCGCTTCCAGAGCATAGCGGAGATGAGGGAAGCCTTTTTCGGAGCGAAGGATGAGAGAGGGGAGCATCAGGCATTGAGAACCTCTCTGTTGAGCTCACAGAATGACTCAAGCGTAAAGGACGCTGAAAGAGAGGTCTTGACACAAAAACTCATTGAAAGCGCCGTGAAGAGAGAGGGTACCGCTTCCGCCCCCGCCCGGAAAGAGAGACTCCCGGTGGAAGATGAGACCACTGTGAGGCTCCGCCGCCCTGAGGCGGCGAGAGGCCCAGGGGATATGCCCCGGAGGCTCCTCAGGAAGGTGCTTCTGCCCGCGGCACTCCTGGCTGTCCTGCTGTTTTCCTACGGCGGGTTCAGGCTCGTGAAGCTTATTGCGGGAGCGCGGCAGCCCCCGCTCCCGGGAGCTCCATCCTCACCACCTCCTGCCGTGATCATAGCAACTCCCTCGAAGGCACCGGTTCCCCCTCCCCTGCCGGAATCACCGCGGGCAGGCGTGACGGAAGCGCTGCCCGATGCGGCAAAGCTCATGGAAAAAGGGATATTATCGCTCACCGAAGGCAGATTCACCGAGAGCGAGGCATGCTTCAGGGAAGCGCTCACCCATGATCCGAAATGCGCCGAAGCATACTGGTATATCGGGCAGTCCCTTGAAGGCCGGGAAAAGGGCCATGAGGCCCTCAGGGCCTATAAGGAATACATAAAGAGGAAGCCGAAAAACCCTGAGAGGCTGCGCCATATCGCCGGGATGTCCGTGGCTTCAAAAGACTGCAGCTACGCGCTTCCTCTCCTCATTGAGGCGCAGAAGCTCAACAGGACCGCTGACGGGGCTTTCTCCATCGGCATATGTTATTACCAGAATGGCGACTATGAGAAGGCAATAGCTGCTCTCAGGCAGGCTCTTCGGCTTCAGAGCAACCATCTCTCCGCCCTTCTTCTTCTTGCTGATTGCCACAGCAGAAAAGGAAGCCTCGGAGATGCTCTCTCTGCTTACAAGGCAGCCGAAAAGATGAAACCCGGGCAGATCTCCCTCCTCCGCCAGATAGGAGTCACCGCGAGCGAGGCCGGGGATTACCGTACTTCCAAGGACTATCTGAACCGCTACCTGCTGCTGGAGAGAGACGAGGATAAGTGTGCCGAAGCCCGCAGATTTCTCGAAGAGGTAAAAATCAAGGCCATGAAAGCCTATCCCCCGTCAGTCGAGAGGCAGAGAGATTTCCTGCCCCAGGTGTCAGTGATCGGTATTTTCGGATCAGGAAAGCACTATACCGCCCATATGCTGGTGAAGGGGGATACCCAGGAGCTCCGCGAGGGTGACCGGTTTCTTTCCGGATATTATGTCGTCAGCATAAACCCGGCCCGGGTGGTGCTCGCAAAAGATGAGGCATACTGCGTGCTGAAGCCTTGA
- a CDS encoding PAS domain S-box protein: MKSKDLEPQAGEALRESEDRYRSLFENATIAIFLARIDGTILDINAEFARMFGYESPAHAMEAAGKGCQFFADPARREELVKELRGGREPLHAEVLYRRKDGSTFNGALKVRLARDERGAPEYLEGFIGDITEQKHYEEALSKSEQSFRTLTHNVPAAVYRVHLNEQGRMEFFNEEIMRITGYALEELTHGEVCSIDPLILDDREYIIGTVKKALRNREPFEVEYRLKARDGSVHCCLERGQPLYDDEGKPRYIDGIILDITGRRQAEEEALMLLSTVKGEKEKLSSLLNSINDEVWFNDTRQKFTLANPSALEEFKLSPGKEIDVRELAGSLEVFRPDGSPRPVEEAPPLLALAGESIRNLEEIIRSPASGELRHRQVSSSPVRDDAGKIIGAVSVVRDITDKKRAEKELRRALEEKSVLLRELQHRAKNTLIMLTSLVNLEMNQEKDPAARSALKSILNRMSTFSDLYCMLYADGYSAEIRLDCYLEQIARSLVKSGSGGKGSVKLALSLEEMKFDGKDASCLGLIVNELVTNALRHGIAGERGGTVSVSLKENDGFILLEVADDGGGLPGAFDLSHAPGLGLDLVSTLAMQLGGEATCEGGERTRFTVKFRKA, translated from the coding sequence ATGAAGTCAAAAGACCTGGAGCCCCAGGCCGGGGAGGCGCTCCGGGAGAGCGAGGACCGGTACCGCAGCCTCTTTGAAAACGCCACCATCGCTATTTTCCTCGCACGAATCGACGGCACGATACTGGACATCAACGCCGAGTTTGCCCGCATGTTCGGCTATGAGAGCCCTGCCCATGCCATGGAAGCGGCAGGGAAGGGCTGCCAGTTTTTTGCCGATCCCGCACGGCGCGAGGAGCTGGTGAAGGAGCTCCGCGGCGGCAGGGAGCCCCTTCACGCCGAAGTCCTCTACCGGCGGAAAGACGGCAGCACTTTTAACGGCGCTCTGAAAGTCCGGCTGGCGAGAGATGAGAGAGGCGCACCGGAATACCTTGAGGGCTTCATAGGGGATATCACGGAGCAGAAACATTATGAAGAGGCTTTGAGCAAGAGCGAGCAGTCGTTCCGCACGCTCACCCATAATGTTCCCGCCGCAGTATACAGGGTCCATCTCAATGAGCAAGGGAGGATGGAGTTCTTCAACGAGGAGATCATGCGGATAACCGGGTATGCGCTGGAGGAGCTCACCCATGGCGAAGTGTGCTCGATAGACCCTCTTATTCTCGATGACAGGGAATATATAATCGGCACAGTAAAGAAAGCCCTCAGGAACAGAGAACCCTTCGAGGTGGAGTACCGGCTCAAAGCCAGGGATGGATCGGTTCACTGCTGCCTTGAGAGGGGGCAGCCACTCTATGATGATGAGGGGAAACCGCGCTATATAGACGGGATAATTCTGGACATCACGGGGCGCAGGCAGGCAGAGGAAGAAGCTCTGATGCTGCTTTCTACTGTCAAGGGGGAAAAGGAAAAGCTCTCATCGCTCCTCAACAGCATCAATGACGAAGTCTGGTTCAACGACACAAGGCAGAAATTTACCCTCGCCAACCCGAGTGCCCTCGAGGAGTTCAAGCTTTCCCCCGGGAAGGAAATCGATGTGAGGGAGCTTGCCGGCTCGCTGGAAGTCTTCCGCCCCGACGGCTCTCCCCGCCCCGTCGAGGAGGCACCGCCCCTTCTCGCTCTTGCAGGAGAATCCATCAGGAACCTGGAGGAGATTATCCGGAGTCCTGCAAGCGGCGAGCTGCGGCACCGCCAGGTAAGCTCCTCCCCTGTCAGAGATGACGCCGGGAAAATAATTGGCGCCGTGTCGGTCGTCCGTGACATCACCGACAAGAAACGGGCCGAAAAGGAGCTGCGCAGGGCTCTGGAGGAGAAAAGCGTGCTGCTTCGCGAGCTTCAGCACCGCGCAAAGAACACCCTCATCATGCTCACCTCGCTGGTGAACCTGGAAATGAATCAGGAAAAAGATCCCGCCGCCAGGAGCGCGCTGAAGAGTATCCTTAACCGCATGTCCACCTTTTCGGACCTTTACTGCATGCTCTATGCCGATGGCTATAGCGCGGAAATACGTCTCGACTGCTACCTCGAGCAGATTGCCCGGTCGCTTGTAAAGTCCGGTTCCGGCGGAAAAGGCTCTGTGAAGCTCGCCCTCTCGCTTGAAGAGATGAAGTTTGACGGGAAAGATGCGTCGTGCCTCGGCCTCATCGTCAACGAGCTCGTCACTAACGCCCTCAGGCACGGGATCGCGGGGGAGCGGGGCGGAACGGTAAGCGTGAGCCTCAAAGAGAATGACGGCTTCATCCTGCTGGAAGTGGCCGATGACGGCGGGGGCCTCCCCGGGGCCTTCGATTTGAGCCATGCTCCAGGCCTGGGCCTTGACCTGGTGTCCACGCTGGCCATGCAGCTTGGCGGCGAAGCCACCTGCGAGGGCGGCGAGAGAACAAGGTTCACCGTGAAATTCAGGAAAGCCTGA